One genomic window of Geodermatophilus sp. DSM 44513 includes the following:
- a CDS encoding DUF1707 domain-containing protein: MPEPHLRAADADRSAVAARLGDQMSAGRLTVAEYDERLARAYAARTYGELAALTEDLPLPAVQARSATPVVRTGCGGGSLEAARRSWAVTAVVVLAVWTLTSIAQADLQYFWPFWVIGPWGAVLLAQTLARGRGRQPLS, encoded by the coding sequence ATGCCCGAGCCGCACCTGCGCGCCGCCGACGCCGACCGCAGCGCCGTCGCCGCCCGACTGGGTGACCAGATGAGCGCCGGGCGGCTCACCGTCGCCGAGTACGACGAGCGGCTGGCCCGCGCCTACGCCGCCCGCACCTACGGCGAGCTGGCGGCGCTCACCGAGGACCTGCCACTGCCCGCCGTCCAGGCTCGGTCCGCCACTCCCGTCGTCCGCACCGGGTGCGGCGGAGGCAGCCTCGAGGCGGCTCGGCGCTCCTGGGCCGTCACCGCGGTCGTCGTGCTCGCCGTCTGGACGCTCACCTCGATCGCGCAGGCCGACCTGCAGTACTTCTGGCCGTTCTGGGTCATCGGCCCGTGGGGCGCGGTGCTGCTGGCGCAGACGCTCGCCCGCGGACGCGGTCGGCAGCCGCTCAGCTGA
- a CDS encoding DUF3662 and FHA domain-containing protein, protein MGVLQRFERRLEGMVGLAFARIFKGKVHPAEIAKALTREADEQRAVMGEGRVLAPNVYDVRLGATDYDHLAEWSEQLAAQLADMVTEHIEAEGYQVFDAVQVRLQRDGELPTGVFEVRSHVADPARPGTPLGGTAGPRSGAIPPVPPVPGRMATDTGRQSPSTVVGRAGSRPGVTHVLLVDGPGTRHELTTGRNVIGRGTDADIRLPDTGVSRKHVDVVLDEGTAIAEDLGSTNGTLVNGRRITRQPLADGDVIRIGHSVLVYRQDGA, encoded by the coding sequence GTGGGCGTGCTGCAGCGCTTCGAGCGACGACTGGAGGGCATGGTCGGGCTGGCGTTCGCCCGCATCTTCAAGGGCAAGGTGCACCCCGCGGAGATCGCCAAGGCCCTCACCCGCGAGGCCGACGAGCAGCGCGCCGTGATGGGCGAGGGCCGGGTGCTCGCGCCCAACGTGTACGACGTGCGGCTGGGCGCCACCGACTACGACCACCTCGCCGAGTGGTCCGAGCAGCTCGCCGCCCAGCTCGCCGACATGGTCACCGAGCACATCGAGGCCGAGGGCTACCAGGTCTTCGACGCCGTGCAGGTGCGCCTGCAGCGGGACGGCGAGCTGCCCACCGGCGTCTTCGAGGTCAGGTCGCACGTCGCCGACCCGGCCCGCCCGGGCACCCCGCTGGGCGGCACGGCCGGTCCGCGCAGCGGCGCGATCCCCCCGGTGCCGCCCGTGCCGGGCCGCATGGCCACCGACACCGGCCGGCAGTCGCCCTCGACCGTGGTCGGGCGCGCCGGCAGCCGCCCCGGCGTCACCCACGTGCTGCTCGTCGACGGCCCGGGCACGCGGCACGAGCTGACCACCGGGCGCAACGTGATCGGCCGCGGCACCGACGCCGACATCCGGCTGCCCGACACCGGGGTGAGCCGCAAGCACGTCGACGTCGTCCTGGACGAGGGGACGGCGATCGCCGAGGACCTCGGCTCCACGAACGGCACACTGGTCAACGGCCGCCGGATCACCCGCCAGCCGCTCGCCGACGGCGACGTCATCCGCATCGGCCACTCGGTGCTGGTCTACCGGCAGGACGGCGCGTGA
- a CDS encoding pyridoxal phosphate-dependent aminotransferase yields MTRAPYLSSRLQGFGTTVFAEMSALAVATGSINLGQGFPDYPGPPEVLDVARAAIGTAADQYPPGPGTPELRRAVAEHVQRFGGHGHDPDTEVLVTAGATEAITAALLALLEPGDEVVLFEPMYDSYAAGIAMAGGVARPVPLHPPAGGTGPWTFDAAELRAAVTPRARVLLLNTPHNPTGKVFTRAELGTLAALAMEHELLVLADEVYEHLVFGGARHTSVATVPGMRDRTLVVGSAGKTFNVTGWKVGWICGPAPLVSAVRTAKQFLTYVNGGPFQPAVAAGLALPDAYFAGIARDLERRRDRLVEGLTAAGLPVVCPEATYFATVDVRPVQPDGDGLAFCRSLPERAGVVAVPTVVFYSAQHAHLGRHLVRFAFCKSNAVLDEAVGRLGRMAA; encoded by the coding sequence ATGACCCGCGCGCCGTACCTGTCCTCCCGGCTGCAGGGCTTCGGGACGACGGTGTTCGCCGAGATGAGCGCGCTCGCCGTCGCCACCGGATCGATCAACCTCGGGCAGGGCTTCCCCGACTACCCCGGGCCGCCCGAGGTGCTCGACGTCGCCCGGGCGGCCATCGGCACCGCCGCCGACCAGTACCCGCCCGGCCCCGGCACCCCGGAGCTGCGCCGGGCGGTCGCGGAGCACGTGCAGCGCTTCGGCGGGCACGGCCACGACCCCGACACCGAGGTGCTGGTGACCGCCGGCGCCACCGAGGCCATCACGGCCGCGCTGCTGGCGCTGCTGGAGCCCGGCGACGAGGTCGTGCTCTTCGAGCCGATGTACGACAGCTACGCCGCGGGGATCGCCATGGCCGGCGGGGTCGCCCGGCCGGTGCCGCTGCACCCGCCGGCCGGCGGCACGGGCCCGTGGACCTTCGACGCCGCCGAGCTGCGCGCCGCGGTCACCCCGCGGGCGCGGGTGCTGCTGCTCAACACCCCGCACAATCCGACCGGCAAGGTGTTCACCCGCGCGGAGCTCGGCACGCTGGCCGCGCTGGCCATGGAGCACGAGCTGCTCGTGCTCGCCGACGAGGTCTACGAGCACCTGGTCTTCGGCGGCGCCCGGCACACGTCGGTGGCCACGGTGCCGGGCATGCGCGATCGCACGCTCGTCGTCGGCAGCGCCGGTAAGACGTTCAACGTCACCGGCTGGAAGGTCGGCTGGATCTGCGGCCCGGCGCCGCTGGTGTCCGCCGTCCGCACGGCCAAGCAGTTCCTCACCTACGTCAACGGCGGGCCGTTCCAGCCGGCCGTCGCCGCAGGGCTGGCGCTGCCCGACGCGTACTTCGCCGGCATCGCCCGCGACCTGGAACGCCGTCGCGACCGGCTGGTCGAGGGGCTGACCGCTGCCGGGCTGCCGGTCGTGTGCCCGGAGGCGACCTACTTCGCCACGGTCGACGTCCGGCCGGTGCAGCCCGACGGCGACGGGCTGGCCTTCTGCCGGTCGCTGCCCGAGCGGGCAGGTGTGGTCGCCGTGCCCACCGTGGTCTTCTACTCCGCGCAGCACGCGCACCTGGGCCGGCACCTGGTGCGCTTCGCGTTCTGCAAGAGCAACGCCGTGCTCGACGAGGCGGTCGGACGACTGGGGAGGATGGCGGCATGA
- a CDS encoding RNA polymerase sigma factor, which yields MHPSPVWTDVGPPEPPAPSAARPDRRSDAELVARSVTEPESFAELFDRHAAEVHRYLGRRAGERADDLLSETFLIAFRRRTDYRPERLDVRPWLIGIATNLLHGHARAERRRYRALARAAAQPPEHGDDPADSAGRWSAEALRGPLAAALAGLHARDRDVLLLFAWGQLSYEEIAAVLDVPTGTVRSRLNRARRQTRAVLGPASPLEDPR from the coding sequence GTGCACCCAAGCCCGGTCTGGACGGACGTCGGACCACCCGAGCCGCCGGCCCCGTCCGCCGCTCGGCCGGACCGGCGGTCGGATGCCGAGCTCGTCGCCCGGTCCGTCACCGAGCCGGAGTCGTTCGCCGAGCTGTTCGACCGGCACGCCGCGGAGGTGCACCGCTACCTGGGTCGCCGCGCCGGTGAGCGCGCCGACGACCTGCTCAGCGAGACCTTCCTGATCGCCTTCCGCCGGCGGACCGACTACCGGCCCGAGCGCCTCGACGTCCGTCCGTGGCTGATCGGCATCGCCACGAACCTGCTGCACGGGCACGCGCGGGCCGAGCGGCGGCGGTACCGGGCACTGGCCCGGGCGGCTGCCCAGCCGCCGGAGCACGGCGACGACCCCGCGGACTCGGCCGGCCGGTGGTCGGCGGAGGCACTGCGCGGCCCGCTCGCCGCCGCCCTCGCCGGGCTGCACGCCCGCGACCGCGACGTCCTGCTGCTGTTCGCCTGGGGTCAGCTGTCCTACGAGGAGATCGCCGCGGTCCTCGACGTGCCCACCGGCACCGTCCGCTCCCGCCTCAACCGGGCCCGCCGCCAGACGCGCGCCGTGCTCGGCCCCGCCTCCCCCCTCGAGGACCCCCGATGA
- a CDS encoding PP2C family serine/threonine-protein phosphatase: MSLALRYAARSDRGLVRGNNQDSVYAGPRLLAVADGMGGHAAGDVASKVVIAALEHLDDDAPSGDMLRALREAVFDGSEHLREVIRESPQLEGMGTTLTAVLFAGGRLALCHVGDSRAYLLRDGVLQQITHDDTFVQTLIDDGRITPEEANHHPQRSLLLRALNGQDVDPDLSMREARAGDRYLLCSDGLSGVVSEETLAEALLDPDPHSTADRLVELALRSGGPDNITVIVADVVEDGGGGTYPVDPVVDGAAGDNVGQRAVDPRSAAGRAALAGPQPAPPEAGVGGGAGRVAAPPPGRGRRRVLAALAAVVLLGVAAVGAYLWVLSNWFVGVQDTAGGQQVTVFRGLDSSLLGVELNRVADVTDLPVADLTPAGASKVQRGIEATDAGHAERIVAMLRDQRLQVCPPPPEAEPTPSPALPSAEPSTPPVPADPAAPSAAPTDAAPATPSPTSAAPTSPRATATLEPGVDCREAP; this comes from the coding sequence ATGAGCCTCGCGCTGCGCTACGCAGCCCGGTCCGACCGCGGCCTGGTCCGCGGCAACAACCAGGACTCCGTCTACGCCGGCCCGCGGCTGCTGGCCGTCGCCGACGGCATGGGCGGGCACGCCGCGGGCGACGTCGCCAGCAAGGTGGTCATCGCCGCGCTGGAGCACCTGGACGACGACGCGCCGTCCGGGGACATGCTGCGGGCGCTGCGCGAGGCGGTCTTCGACGGCAGCGAGCACCTGCGCGAGGTGATCCGCGAGTCCCCGCAGCTGGAGGGCATGGGCACCACGCTGACCGCCGTCCTGTTCGCCGGCGGCCGGCTGGCGCTGTGCCACGTCGGCGACTCGCGGGCCTACCTGCTGCGCGACGGGGTGCTGCAGCAGATCACCCACGACGACACGTTCGTCCAGACGCTGATCGACGACGGGCGGATCACGCCCGAGGAGGCCAACCACCACCCGCAGCGCTCGCTGCTGCTGCGCGCGCTCAACGGCCAGGACGTCGACCCGGACCTGTCGATGCGCGAGGCCCGGGCCGGGGACCGCTACCTGCTGTGCTCCGACGGCCTGTCCGGCGTGGTCAGCGAGGAGACCCTCGCCGAGGCGCTGCTGGACCCCGACCCGCACTCGACGGCCGACCGGCTGGTCGAGCTCGCCCTGCGCAGCGGCGGCCCGGACAACATCACGGTGATCGTGGCCGACGTCGTCGAGGACGGCGGAGGCGGCACCTACCCGGTCGACCCGGTGGTCGACGGCGCCGCGGGCGACAACGTCGGGCAGCGCGCGGTCGACCCCCGCTCGGCCGCCGGGCGGGCCGCGCTGGCCGGCCCGCAGCCGGCCCCGCCGGAGGCCGGGGTCGGTGGAGGAGCCGGCCGGGTCGCCGCCCCGCCCCCCGGTCGCGGGCGGCGCCGGGTGCTCGCGGCGCTGGCCGCCGTCGTCCTGCTCGGTGTGGCCGCGGTGGGCGCCTACCTGTGGGTGCTGTCCAACTGGTTCGTCGGGGTCCAGGACACCGCCGGCGGCCAGCAGGTGACCGTGTTCCGCGGGCTGGACAGCTCGCTGCTGGGGGTCGAGCTCAACCGCGTCGCCGACGTCACCGACCTGCCCGTCGCCGACCTGACCCCGGCCGGCGCGAGCAAGGTGCAGCGCGGCATCGAGGCCACCGACGCCGGCCACGCCGAGCGCATCGTGGCGATGCTGCGCGACCAGCGCCTGCAGGTCTGCCCGCCCCCGCCGGAGGCCGAGCCGACCCCGTCCCCGGCCCTGCCCAGCGCTGAGCCGTCGACGCCCCCCGTCCCGGCCGACCCGGCGGCGCCGAGCGCCGCCCCGACCGACGCCGCGCCCGCCACGCCGAGCCCGACCTCCGCCGCGCCCACGTCGCCGCGCGCCACGGCCACACTGGAGCCCGGCGTGGACTGCCGGGAGGCGCCGTGA
- a CDS encoding FtsW/RodA/SpoVE family cell cycle protein — MSSGPGTDPRAAVGTEAPPTRRGTELALLGFAVVITLVAQAIVDLTVTGALTTELATFGVWFTALWTVAHLVVRRWAPYADPLLLPSVALLVGLGLSFIHRLDLAAQQAGSTVSREDAPVQLVWATLGLVLFVAVLLVLRDHRLLSRFAYTLALVGLVLLAIPALLPASLSEVNGAKIWIRVAGFSIQPGEFAKICLTVFFAAYLVDKRDVLALASRRVMGLELPRGRDLGPVLVAWGLSILVLVFERDLGSSLLLFGIFVVMLYVATERASWLVIGLGLFAGGALIAYQLFGHVQQRVDSWLDPFEYYDGSGFQVAQALFGLGTGGLFGAGLGGGRPDQVPVAKSDFIAAAVGEELGLFGLVAVIIVYLVLVERGLRTSLICRDAFGKLLAAGLSFAIAWQVFVVLGGVTGLLPLTGLTTPFLAYGGSSLVANFVLVAILVRISDAARRPAAPAGPPRPALGDAPTEVVQT, encoded by the coding sequence ATGAGCAGCGGTCCCGGCACCGACCCCCGCGCGGCGGTGGGCACGGAGGCGCCACCCACGCGCCGCGGCACCGAACTGGCCCTGCTCGGCTTCGCCGTCGTCATCACGCTGGTCGCCCAGGCGATCGTCGACCTCACCGTGACCGGCGCGCTGACCACGGAGCTGGCCACCTTCGGCGTCTGGTTCACCGCGCTGTGGACCGTCGCGCACCTGGTCGTGCGCCGCTGGGCCCCCTACGCCGACCCGCTGCTGCTGCCGTCGGTCGCCCTGCTGGTCGGCCTCGGGCTGTCCTTCATCCACCGGCTCGACCTCGCCGCCCAGCAGGCCGGCAGCACGGTCAGCCGCGAGGACGCCCCCGTGCAACTGGTGTGGGCCACCCTCGGCCTGGTCCTGTTCGTCGCCGTCCTGCTGGTGCTGCGCGACCACCGGCTGCTGTCCCGCTTCGCCTACACCCTGGCGCTGGTCGGCCTGGTGCTGCTGGCCATCCCGGCGCTGCTGCCGGCCTCGCTGTCGGAGGTCAACGGCGCCAAGATCTGGATCCGGGTGGCCGGCTTCAGCATCCAGCCCGGCGAGTTCGCCAAGATCTGCCTGACCGTCTTCTTCGCCGCCTACCTGGTCGACAAGCGCGACGTCCTGGCGCTGGCCAGCCGCCGCGTGATGGGCCTGGAGCTGCCGCGCGGCCGCGACCTCGGCCCGGTGCTGGTGGCCTGGGGGCTGTCGATCCTCGTGCTGGTCTTCGAGCGCGACCTGGGCAGCTCGCTGCTGCTGTTCGGCATCTTCGTGGTGATGCTCTACGTGGCCACGGAGCGGGCCAGCTGGCTGGTCATCGGCCTGGGCCTGTTCGCCGGCGGCGCGCTGATCGCCTACCAGCTGTTCGGCCACGTGCAGCAGCGCGTCGACTCCTGGCTGGACCCCTTCGAGTACTACGACGGCTCGGGGTTCCAGGTCGCGCAGGCGCTGTTCGGCCTGGGCACCGGCGGGCTGTTCGGCGCCGGCCTCGGCGGCGGGCGTCCCGACCAGGTGCCGGTGGCCAAGAGCGACTTCATCGCCGCCGCGGTGGGTGAGGAGCTGGGCCTGTTCGGCCTGGTCGCGGTGATCATCGTCTACCTCGTCCTGGTCGAGCGCGGCCTGCGGACGTCGCTGATCTGCCGGGACGCCTTCGGCAAGCTGCTGGCCGCGGGCCTGTCCTTCGCGATCGCCTGGCAGGTGTTCGTCGTCCTGGGCGGCGTCACCGGGCTGCTGCCGCTGACCGGGCTGACCACGCCGTTCCTCGCCTACGGCGGGTCCTCACTGGTGGCCAACTTCGTGCTGGTCGCGATCCTGGTGCGGATCAGCGACGCCGCCCGCCGCCCGGCCGCCCCCGCCGGGCCGCCGCGGCCGGCCCTCGGCGACGCCCCGACCGAGGTGGTGCAGACGTGA
- a CDS encoding nuclear transport factor 2 family protein → MTERFTDALHRIDSDRDVAPMIELTGDDAELSKLDEHHQTSGKDGAKTFWEDYRNVFGDLETTFTHSVVGEDSAALEWTSTGTLRSGKPFRYRGVTVIQGDDERLTGVRTYYDSAAFIQERGGTA, encoded by the coding sequence ATGACCGAACGCTTCACCGACGCCCTGCACCGGATCGACAGCGACCGCGACGTGGCGCCCATGATCGAGCTCACCGGGGACGACGCCGAGCTGTCCAAGCTCGACGAGCACCACCAGACCAGCGGCAAGGACGGCGCGAAGACGTTCTGGGAGGACTACCGCAACGTCTTCGGCGACCTGGAGACCACCTTCACGCACAGCGTCGTCGGCGAGGACAGCGCCGCCCTGGAGTGGACGTCGACCGGCACCCTGCGCAGCGGCAAGCCGTTCCGCTACCGCGGCGTGACCGTCATCCAGGGCGACGATGAGCGCCTCACCGGCGTGCGCACCTACTACGACTCCGCGGCGTTCATCCAGGAGCGCGGGGGCACCGCCTGA
- a CDS encoding MOSC domain-containing protein: MQVTELWRYPVKSLQGERLSTSEVGADGLAGDRQWALFDAATGLGLTARRVPDLLFLTGRLHADGGVEVVLPDGSVTAEDAVLSACLGRPVTLRAAADAPGERHYENPFGVGEAGEYDWDTFTGARGAFHDSSRTRVSLVSTGTLGNWDRRRFRANVVLDGEGEDALVGQRVRLGDSELDVVAQVPRCVMVTRPQPGGIGRDTGVLTTVHRQRDGYLAVAALVTRPGAVAVGDELAGW; encoded by the coding sequence GTGCAGGTCACCGAGCTGTGGCGCTACCCGGTCAAGTCGCTGCAGGGCGAGCGGCTGTCCACCAGCGAGGTCGGCGCCGACGGGCTGGCCGGCGACCGGCAGTGGGCGCTGTTCGACGCCGCCACCGGCCTGGGGCTGACCGCCCGACGGGTGCCCGACCTGCTGTTCCTCACCGGCCGGCTGCACGCCGACGGCGGGGTGGAGGTGGTGCTGCCGGACGGGTCCGTCACGGCGGAGGACGCCGTCCTGTCGGCGTGCCTGGGCCGCCCGGTGACGCTGCGGGCCGCCGCCGACGCGCCGGGGGAGCGGCACTACGAGAACCCCTTCGGCGTCGGTGAGGCCGGGGAGTACGACTGGGACACCTTCACCGGCGCCCGCGGCGCCTTCCACGACAGCTCCCGCACCCGGGTCTCGCTGGTCTCCACCGGCACGCTGGGCAACTGGGACCGGCGCCGGTTCCGCGCCAACGTCGTGCTCGACGGCGAGGGGGAGGACGCGCTGGTCGGGCAGCGGGTGCGGCTGGGCGACAGCGAGCTGGACGTCGTCGCGCAGGTGCCCCGATGTGTCATGGTGACCCGCCCGCAACCCGGTGGGATCGGCCGCGACACCGGCGTCCTCACGACCGTCCACCGGCAACGCGACGGCTACCTGGCGGTCGCCGCGCTGGTCACCCGGCCGGGGGCCGTCGCCGTGGGCGACGAGCTGGCCGGGTGGTGA
- a CDS encoding aldose 1-epimerase family protein, producing MSAAWPPTEPAEVEITSGDARLAVDLRGGALRSLTAGGGELLDGYAAGTVPRGSRGRVLLPWPNRVRDGRWSWAGRDLQLDLAGPDKPVAMHGLVGWQPWGVLESRPDAVTVGTVVEARSGYPFRLAAAVDHVLAPGRLTVTMRVRNAGDEPAPFGAGFHPYLAVGTQQDGGVADAELELPARTELVVDDGGLPTGERRPFDGAVGRIGDRVLDTPLTDLDRDADGWARVRLRSAALGTLELALDGAWPWLQVFTGDTLPSGQRRRSVAVEPMTCPPNALADGVDLVVLESGADWSGTWTLGWEV from the coding sequence ATGAGCGCTGCCTGGCCCCCGACCGAGCCCGCCGAGGTCGAGATCACCAGCGGGGACGCCCGGCTGGCCGTCGACCTGCGGGGTGGGGCGCTGCGTTCCCTGACCGCCGGAGGCGGCGAGCTGCTCGACGGCTACGCCGCGGGCACGGTGCCCCGGGGCAGTCGCGGCCGGGTGCTCCTGCCCTGGCCGAACCGCGTCCGCGACGGCCGCTGGAGCTGGGCCGGCCGCGACCTGCAGCTCGACCTCGCCGGCCCGGACAAGCCCGTCGCGATGCACGGGCTGGTCGGCTGGCAGCCGTGGGGCGTCCTCGAGAGCCGGCCCGACGCGGTCACCGTCGGCACCGTGGTCGAGGCCCGCTCCGGCTACCCGTTCCGGCTGGCCGCCGCGGTCGACCACGTGCTGGCCCCCGGCCGGCTCACCGTCACGATGCGGGTCCGCAACGCCGGTGACGAGCCGGCCCCGTTCGGGGCCGGGTTCCACCCGTACCTGGCCGTCGGTACACAGCAGGACGGCGGCGTCGCCGACGCGGAGCTGGAGCTGCCCGCGCGCACCGAGCTCGTGGTGGACGACGGCGGCCTGCCGACGGGGGAGCGGCGTCCCTTCGACGGCGCGGTCGGCCGGATCGGGGACCGGGTGCTCGACACGCCCCTCACCGACCTGGACCGCGACGCCGACGGCTGGGCGCGGGTGCGGCTGCGCAGCGCGGCCCTCGGCACCCTGGAGCTGGCCCTCGACGGCGCCTGGCCGTGGCTGCAGGTCTTCACCGGCGACACGCTCCCGTCCGGGCAGCGGCGGCGCAGCGTCGCCGTCGAGCCGATGACCTGCCCGCCGAACGCGCTGGCCGACGGGGTCGACCTCGTCGTCCTCGAGTCCGGCGCGGACTGGTCGGGCACCTGGACCCTGGGCTGGGAGGTGTGA
- a CDS encoding RNA-binding S4 domain-containing protein, whose protein sequence is MSVRTVQLRPGEESIRLGQLLKLVDAVPTGAQVKDVLLTGAVRVNGEPEERRGRQVRRGDVVSVEGMEDVRIT, encoded by the coding sequence GTGAGCGTGCGCACCGTGCAGCTGCGGCCGGGGGAGGAGTCCATCCGGCTGGGGCAGCTGCTCAAGCTGGTGGACGCCGTCCCGACCGGCGCCCAGGTGAAGGACGTGCTGCTCACCGGCGCCGTCCGCGTCAACGGCGAGCCCGAGGAGCGGCGCGGCCGGCAGGTCCGCAGGGGCGACGTGGTGAGCGTCGAGGGCATGGAGGACGTGCGCATCACCTGA
- a CDS encoding endonuclease, giving the protein MSRSAAQTARAVLDRYGTTYAEEAGIRLADTPAPLFQLLVLAELLSARIDAGIAVAAAVELRGAGFTTPERMRSADRRELVEALGRAHYRRYDERTGTQLEEMAELVLDRYGGDLRRLAAEADGDPGRAAGLLQEVKGIGPTGAAVFLREVQAVWPWVRPHLDDRALDGARRVGLPPDVDALAGLVPGDELARFAAGLVRIRLLGDDADPLGG; this is encoded by the coding sequence ATGAGTCGCTCCGCCGCGCAGACCGCCCGCGCCGTCCTCGACCGGTACGGCACCACCTACGCCGAGGAGGCCGGGATCCGGCTCGCGGACACCCCGGCACCGCTGTTCCAGCTCCTCGTGCTCGCCGAGCTGCTGTCGGCGCGGATCGACGCGGGCATCGCGGTCGCCGCCGCGGTCGAGCTGCGCGGGGCCGGGTTCACCACGCCGGAGCGGATGCGGTCGGCGGACCGGCGCGAGCTCGTCGAGGCCCTCGGCCGGGCCCACTACCGCCGCTACGACGAGCGGACGGGGACCCAGCTCGAGGAGATGGCCGAGCTGGTGCTCGACCGCTACGGCGGTGACCTGCGCCGGCTGGCCGCCGAGGCGGACGGGGACCCCGGCCGGGCGGCCGGGCTGCTCCAGGAGGTCAAGGGGATCGGGCCCACGGGGGCGGCGGTGTTCCTGCGGGAGGTGCAGGCCGTCTGGCCGTGGGTGCGCCCGCACCTCGACGACCGGGCTCTCGACGGTGCGCGGCGGGTGGGTCTGCCTCCCGACGTCGATGCGCTGGCCGGCCTCGTCCCGGGCGACGAGCTCGCCCGGTTCGCCGCGGGGCTGGTCCGGATCCGGCTGCTCGGGGACGACGCGGACCCGCTCGGCGGTTGA
- a CDS encoding FHA domain-containing protein — MTPEIVLQIFRFGFLLLLWLFIFAAFRVVRADLFGGRAGRVSSVPPRAARAGGRKARGPRTLVVTAGPLSGTKITLGDQPILIGRADDSTLVLTDDFASSRHARLTNRNGQWYVEDLGSTNGTYLDQQRVQGPLLVAPGQPIRIGQTALELRA, encoded by the coding sequence GTGACCCCCGAGATCGTGCTGCAGATCTTCCGCTTCGGCTTCCTGCTGCTGCTGTGGCTGTTCATCTTCGCCGCCTTCCGGGTGGTCCGCGCCGACCTGTTCGGCGGCCGCGCCGGCCGGGTGTCGTCGGTGCCGCCGCGGGCGGCCAGGGCCGGCGGCCGGAAGGCCCGTGGCCCGCGGACGCTGGTCGTCACCGCCGGCCCGCTGAGCGGCACCAAGATCACCCTCGGTGACCAGCCGATCCTCATCGGCCGTGCCGACGACTCGACCCTGGTGCTGACCGACGACTTCGCCAGCTCCCGGCACGCGCGGCTGACCAACCGCAACGGCCAGTGGTACGTCGAGGACCTCGGCTCCACCAACGGCACCTACCTCGACCAACAGCGCGTGCAGGGCCCGCTGCTGGTCGCCCCGGGTCAGCCGATCCGCATCGGCCAGACCGCCCTGGAGCTGCGCGCGTGA
- a CDS encoding HNH endonuclease signature motif containing protein, with protein MDELLASVDALAAEDLSPLFGPALLERLRPLLVLANRIDAEIARTVAECDGVGAAEHDGLKTMGSWLRGHGHLSDSEAARVVRAARALTHLPAMAAAFAAGEVTAEQAAVLGTIAEPRMLALAADQGVDVAAFDELLTGVARQRPYADTTKAVRHYADRLDADGPEPDPTEGRRLSITRHADGSVSGRFDLDAVGGERFTTAVEAITQAGRCAADQRTRTQQQADALVQLSDTALATGALPVLRGHKPQVIVTIDIADLVDPATGPGAGRLASGALISAARARWLACDGAVTRVVLGPDGRPLDYGRDVRLFPAHVRRAAEVRDGGCVFAGCGAPTWWCDVHHLVAWIDGGPTDLDNAALLCERHHTKVHHGFRVERQPDGRWRTWRPDGTQILTGPRITGPDGTGPPGPNPRTTGPPVTTAA; from the coding sequence GTGGACGAGCTGCTGGCCTCCGTCGATGCCCTGGCCGCCGAGGACCTGTCGCCGTTGTTCGGTCCGGCGCTGTTGGAGCGGTTGCGCCCGCTGCTGGTCCTGGCCAACCGGATCGACGCCGAGATCGCCCGCACGGTGGCCGAGTGCGACGGCGTCGGTGCCGCCGAGCACGACGGGCTGAAGACCATGGGCTCCTGGTTGCGCGGGCACGGGCACCTGTCGGACTCCGAGGCCGCCCGGGTGGTGCGGGCGGCCCGCGCGCTGACCCATCTGCCGGCGATGGCCGCGGCGTTCGCCGCCGGGGAGGTCACCGCGGAGCAGGCGGCGGTGCTGGGCACCATCGCCGAGCCCCGGATGCTGGCCCTGGCCGCCGACCAGGGCGTCGATGTGGCCGCGTTCGACGAGCTGCTCACCGGCGTCGCCCGTCAGCGTCCGTACGCCGACACCACGAAGGCGGTGCGGCACTACGCCGACCGCCTGGACGCCGACGGCCCCGAGCCCGACCCCACCGAGGGCCGCCGGTTGTCGATCACCCGGCACGCCGACGGGTCGGTGTCGGGGCGGTTCGACCTGGACGCCGTGGGCGGCGAACGGTTCACCACCGCGGTCGAGGCGATCACCCAGGCCGGCCGCTGCGCCGCAGACCAGCGCACCCGCACCCAACAGCAGGCCGACGCGCTGGTGCAGCTGTCCGACACCGCCCTGGCCACCGGCGCGCTGCCGGTGCTGCGCGGCCACAAGCCGCAGGTCATCGTCACCATCGACATCGCCGACCTGGTCGACCCCGCCACCGGCCCGGGTGCCGGCCGGCTGGCCTCCGGGGCGCTCATCTCCGCCGCCCGGGCCCGCTGGCTGGCCTGCGACGGCGCGGTCACCCGCGTCGTGCTCGGCCCGGACGGGCGGCCGCTCGACTACGGCCGGGACGTGCGGCTGTTCCCCGCCCACGTCCGCCGCGCCGCCGAGGTCCGCGACGGTGGGTGTGTGTTCGCCGGCTGCGGGGCCCCGACGTGGTGGTGCGACGTGCACCACCTGGTCGCCTGGATCGACGGCGGGCCCACCGACCTGGACAACGCCGCACTCCTCTGCGAACGCCACCACACCAAGGTCCACCACGGCTTCCGCGTCGAGCGGCAACCCGACGGCAGGTGGCGCACCTGGCGCCCCGACGGCACCCAGATCCTGACCGGGCCACGCATCACCGGACCCGACGGCACCGGGCCACCCGGACCCAACCCGCGGACGACCGGTCCACCCGTGACCACCGCCGCCTGA